The genome window CCGCACACAGGGCTGCGGGCAGGAGCGGTGCCGATCTGCTGGGGGCCGACATCAGGCTGCCAGCTTGTCCAGTTCCGCGACGACGGCATCGCCCATCTGGCCGGTCGACACGGCTTCGCAACCCGGTGTCATGATGTCCAGCGTGCGCTTGCCGGTGTTCAGGACTTCTTGAGCCGCCTTTTCGACCAGATCGGCATCCTCACCCAGATCGAAGCTGTAGCGCAATGCCATGGCAAAGCTCAGCAGCATGGCCATCGGGTTGGCCTTGCCCTGGCCGGCAATGTCGGGGGCCGAACCGTGCACCGGCTCATACAGTGCCTTGCGACGGCCGGTCGCGTCCACCGCACCCAGGGATGCGGACGGCAGCATGCCCAGCGAGCCGGTCAGCATTGCCGCGACATCCGACAAGAGGTCGCCGAACAGGTTATCCGTCACGATAACGTCGAACTGCTTCGGATTGCGAACAAGCTGCATGGCGCAGTTGTCGGCCAGCACGTTGCTCAGTTCGATATCGTCGTAACCGCCTGATTTGTGAACCTCGGCGACGGTCTGGCGCCAGAAGACACCCGTCTTCATGACATTGGCCTTTTCCGACGACGCCACCTTCTTGTTGCGCTTGCGGGCCAGGTCGAAAGCGACCTCGGCCACCCGCACGATCTCGTCACGGGTATAGGACTGCGTATCGATGCAGCGCTCCTGACCTTCCCAGGTCTGCATGCCGCGCGGTTCGCCGAAGTAAACCCCGGCAGTCAGTTCACGCACGATCATGATGTCCAGGCCGCGTACGACTTCGGGCTTCAGGGTCGAGGCATCCAGCAGCGCATCGAAGGTGACGGCCGGACGCAGATTGGCGAACAGGTCCATCTCCTTGCGCAGGCGCAGAAGCCCGGCTTCCGGCCGCGCGTCCCAGCCTAGATTGTCGTATTGCGGGCCGCCGACAGCGCCGAACAGGACGGCATCGGCGTTTTGGGCCTTGTCCATGGCTTCGTCAGTCAGCGGGGTGCCGTGCGCGTCGTAGGCCGCGCCGCCGACCAGGTCTTCCGTGATGTCGAAGGTCACGGCGCGGCGCTTGTCCATCCAGTCGACGACCTTGCGAATCTCGGAGCAGACCTCGGGACCGATTCCGTCACCCGGCAGCATGAGAAGCGTTTTGTTGGAAGCCATGTCGGCACTCTCCCTGAAATATTCGGAAATTGTTCCGGCGCGGTTTTACCGTCCTGGAAAGCCAGAGAAAAGTGACTTGTCGGCGACGCCGGGTCGCAAGACTTGCGAAATGAGCATTGTCCGCGGCACCCGCACCCGGGCACACTAGGCGAACCAAGCAATCGGACTGGAAATCATGAGCGACAAAGCAAGCTATTCGGGGCGCTGCCTGTGCGGGGCAATCCAGTATGAGGTTCGCGGCCCCATGGACGATGTGCATATGTGTCACTGTGGGCAATGCCGTCGTCAAAGCGGCCACTTCACCGCCGCCACCGGTGCGGCGCGACGCGACTTCACTCTCAACGACCCCTCCGGCGCGCTGGTCTGGTTCGACTCCTCGGACTTTGCGAAGCGGGGGTTCTGCGGGCGCTGCGGGTCGAATCTGTTCTGGGACGATGGCGGTGCCGCGATCAGCATCAACGCCGGCAGTCTGGATTCGCCGACCGGCCTGCGCACCGATTGTCACATCTTTGTCGCGGACAAGGGCGATTACTATGAGATCGCTGACGGGCTGCCGCAGTTCCGTCGCTCGGCGGAGGAAGGCTGACACGTGGCCGGGGACCGGGGCGGATTGGCGGCTTTCGACCTGATACGAGCAATGCCGGAAGACGCAGAGGCCGTTTCGGACCTTTACCTGACGTCACGTGCGGCCATGATGCCTGACTTGCGCCCGGTCCATGACGATACCGCGACCCGACGCTGGATTGCGTGCTGCATGATACCGGATCTTGAGGTCTGGTTGGCGCGCGAAGCGGAGAGCCGTTCGATTCTCGGAATTCTGGCGTTGGATGGTGATTTCATCGACCAACTCTACGTGCACCCTGACCGTTTTCGGCAAGGCATTGGCCGCGGCCTCATCGAACATGCGAAACGGTGTCGCCCGGAGGGCCTGTCGCTGTATTGCTTCAGCCGGAACAGTTCCGCCCTCCGTTTCTATGTGGCCATGGCGTTCGAGCTGGTGCTCGAAAGGGATGGTCGTTTCAATGAGGAAGGGGAACCGGATTGCCTCTACCGCTGGCGTCGCAGCCCGTAGTGCAATGTCAGGCGCGCCGGCGTGAGGACAGACGCTCCTCATCGAGGCCGTATCGGTAGATCTCACGCTGCGTAGGAGGGGCATTTTCAAGGTCGCCGTCGCGACCTGCTGCGACAGTCATGGTGTCGGCGAGCGACCTGGACTGATCGCCGACCTGTCCGACCAGACGCCCTAGGCGGCCCATCTTTCGGTCAAATGCGACCATGCGTGCCCGCAAGGCCCGCATCTCGTGATCCAGGTCAGAAATCGTGCCGTTGAACTCTTCCTGCGTCTCACGCATGCGTTCGATCGCATCGGTCAGTGTCTTCATCAGGTGCGGCCAAGGCTTTCTGTCATTTTGCAGCATCACTGAAACAATGTGCTTGCTGTGATTATCTTGCTGGCAACCTTCGAATGCCAAAATTATTAAGTGTTTCGGGCGGTACTTCGATAGTACCAAACGAAATATGTTCAGATATCGAACGAAATTCCCTTTAGTGTTGTTAAAAATTCAGCGTAAAAACCGTAAGAAAGTGAAGCTGTTCATTTCGGAACAACTTGCCTATAGCACCATGATCAACTTCCTCTCGTCGGAAACCCCATGTCAGATTTCCTGTTGCTTGTCGGTCCGCTGGTCTTTTTCGCATTCAATGTGCTGACCCCAGGGCCGAATGTGCTGAATACGATCGGGACCGCCCTGGGATCGGGCAGGGCGGCGGCCTATGGCTGCGCGGCGGCCTGTGCCGTCGGGGTGTTGGGCTGGGCTGCGGCGGCACTGCTGGGGGCGGGCGCCCTCTTTGCCGCTGTTCCGGAACTGCGGGACGGACTGACCGCTTTCGGAGCGCTGGTGCTGTTTTACTTCGCCTATCGCTATCTGCGGCGCGCGTTCGGCCGTGCCGATGCGGTGCAGCGGATCAGCGGGGTGAGCCCCCGGGTTGCCTTCACCCAGGCCTTTCTGGTCCTGGCAACCAATCCGAAGGCCCTGACAACCTGGATCGCGCTGCTGTCGATCTTTCCCGCGATTTCGGTCTCCTGGGTCAATATGGTGGCTTTCGGGCTGGGCTGCGCCGCGGTCGCCGGTGGCGGGCATGCCGTCTACGCCACTGTGTTCTCCACCAGCCATGCCGCGCGGCTCTATGCGAAGGCGGCGCGGCCGGTCAACGGATTGGTCGGCGCGGGTTTCACCCTCTATGCGTTGAAGCTGCTGGCCGGGGTGTTTCCTGCCTGAACCTGCTGACAATCCGTGTCAGCAGCCGGATGATAGTCTGGCCCTACCGAACGCGAAGAAGAGGTGCGCCATGTCCCTGTCCGACTACTCATCCCCCTCCGGCACGCTGGAGCCGGTTTGGACACTGGAAATCCAGACCCTTGCCGAGGATGTCGACCGGATCCTTGACGCCGTGATCAAGGTGCATCCGCTCGCTTACGGACGCTATCGCCGCAATGCCAGTGTCAGTGCGGTGGGCTATGAGACATCGCAGCCGATGGCCGGGTCCACGACGGATACCCATGTCGGTGGTTTCACGCCGGGGGATACGGAGGCCTATCCGATGGTCGAACTGAAGATTTCGATAGAGCGTGACCAGTCGGCCCTGGAGAAGGTGATGGCGGCAATCCTGGAAGTTCATCATTACGAGCAGCCGGTGATTTTCGTCCGGGAGGCCTGGGCGAGCCGGGCTGCCTATGATCCGAATCGCGACAACCCCCATCGCTGGTGGAATGACGGCCGTGGCCTGCCGGAGAGGATTCGATGAATTCGCTCAGCCGAACCGGTCGAAGTCGCCCTTCGCTTTCGCCTCTTCTATCTTTCGCAGTGTCTCGGCGTCATCCCGGTCCCGGCGGTCCATTGAGTTCGCAATCCGCTCCCGGCCAGCATGGCCGCCTATCCACCAGATGAAGAAATAGCCTGATGCCGCAGCCACGATGATCGTCAGCAGGAACTTTACGAAGAACGGCAACCAGGTCACATCGAAGACAGAGAAGAATATCCAGCCGCCGATGCAAATCGCGAGAAAGGCCATACCGGCCTCACGCCAACCGCTGGAATGTTCCGGGTGGTTGATATCCCGCATTGCCGCTTCATCGTCGAGCCGGTTCATCCTTGCCTCTATCTGCGTGCCGATCGAAGAATAGCACAGGAAGCACAGTTCAGGTTTCTGAGCGGATTACAGTGTGTTTTTCAGCCGTGCGATGTGATCCGCGCCGATGCCGCAGCAGCCGCCGATGATTCCGGCGCCTGCCGCTTTCCAGGAACGGGCGAAATCGGCATAGAGCTCGGGGGTAAGGTCGCGCCGGACTTCGCTGACGCCTTCATTCGCGGCAGTATCGTCCGTCTTCGTCGCGAAGGCGTTGGCGTAGACGCCGATCAATCTACCGGCGGCCTTGTGGGCCGCCTGCGCGACCGCCTGTTCCATCACTTCCGGCTGGGAACAGTTGAACAGCACGGCTTCGACAGATGCCGCCTTCGGGTGGGGCAGTATGTGCCCCAACCAGTCGCCGATACTTTCGCCGGACCGCAGGACCGGCTCCCTGTCGTCGAGTGTGCAGGAAATCCAAACCGGCTTGTCATGGGGCGCGCAGAGTTCCAGGGCGACAAGGCTTTCAGAGATGCTGGAGATCGTTTCCGCCAGGAACAGGTCGGCGAAAGGGGCCTGCGGGTCGATGATTTCGGGCCATAGCTGTCGCGCGCCGGCCGGGTCGAACTTTTCGGGCTCGTAGGACCCGAAAAGCGGCGGAACGGATGCCGCGACCCGGACCGGGCGGCCTGCGGCATCCGCTGCATCCCGGGCCAGTTTTCCGGCGAGCTCCGCCAGGCCGCGCCCGTCCTTGCGGAAGCGGGCATCGCCCAGATGGAACGGCACGACGGCATAGGCATTGGTGGTGATGACGTCCGCGCCGGCTGCGGCAAACCGGTCATGGACCCGACGCACAAAGTCCGGCGCCTCGATCAGCGACAATGCGGACCATTCCGGCTGGCGGAACGGGGCGCCCATGTCGATGAGTTCGCGGCTGATACCGCCGTCAAGAACGATCATTCCCGTATTCCAAATCATCCGGACCCTGTTGCCGATTTCCTGCGAGAGCAAGGACCTTCACGGGGCCGGAGACTTCCAGAAACAACGTCGTGCTCCTGCTTCCGCAAGAGCACGACGTTGCCATCAAGGCGCCTTATTCCGCCGCCTCCGCATAGGCGTCCATCGGCGGACAGGTGCAGACCAGATTGCGGTCGCCGGCGACATTGTCGACGCGGGCGACGGGCGGCCAGTACTTGTCGTCGCGGGTGGAAGGCAGCGGGAAGAACGCGGCTTCCTTGGTGTAGGGCTTCGGCCAGGGCGTTTCCATCAGCAGATGATGGGTATGCGGTGCATTGACCAGGACGTTGTTTTCTCTGTCGGCCTTGCCTTCCTCGACTTCCCGGATTTCCTCGCGGATGCGGATCATTGCATCGCAGAACCGGTCCAGTTCCCGTTTTGCCTCGCTCTCCGTTGGTTCGATCATCATCGTTTCCGGCACCGGCCAGGACATCGTCGGGGCATGGAACCCGAAATCGACCAGACGCTTGGCAATGTCCTCGACCGACACGCCGCAGGTTTCCTTGAAGGCGCGGCAGTCGACGATGCATTCATGGGCGACCGTGCCGTTCCGCCCCGTATAGAGGATCGGGTAGTGATCCTTCAGACGGTGGGCGATGTAGTTCGCGTTCAGGATCGCGACCTCGGTGGCCTGACGCAGGCCCTGCGGTCCCATCATCCGGATATAGGCCCAGACGATCGGCAGGATGCTCGCCGACCCCCATGGTGCGGCCGAAACCGGCCCGACCGGCCCGACATGGCCCTTGTCCTCATGGGCGTAGGGGTTCAGCCCATCGACCATCGGGTGTTCCGACAGGAAGGGCGCCAGGTGACGGCGGACGCCGATCGGGCCCATGCCCGGACCGCCGCCGCCATGCGGGATGCAGAAGGTCTTGTGCAGGTTCAGGTGGCTGACATCGGCGCCGAACTTGCCCGGTTTGCAGATGCCGACCATGGCGTTCAGGTTCGCGCCATCGACATAGACCTGCCCACCGTGCTCATGCACCAGGGCACAGATATCCTCTACCGTTTCCTCGAACACGCCGTGTGTCGACGGGTAGGTGATCATGATCGCGGCGAGGTTGTCGGTATGCTTCTCCGCCTTTTCCTTCAGGTCGGCCATGTCGATGTTGCCGGCCTCGTCGCATTTCACGACCACGACCTTCATGCCGGCCATGATCGCGCTGGCCGGGTTGGTGCCATGGGCGGAGGACGGGATCAGGCAGATGTCGCGCTGCGTGTCGCCACGGCTTTCGTGGTAGCGGCGGATCGTCAGCAGTCCGGCATACTCGCCCTGACTGCCGGCATTCGGCATCAGCGAAATCGCGTCGTAGCCCGTGATCTCGCACAGCCAGGTTTCCAGATCCTCGAACATCTGCTGGTAGCCCTGGGCCTGATCCAGCGGTGCGAAGGGATGCAGATGGGCGAAGTTGCGCCAGGTGACGGGAATCATTTCCGTCGTGGCGTTCAGCTTCATGGTGCAGGACCCGAGCGGGATCATCGACCGGTCCAGCGCGATATCCTTGGCACAGAGCCAGCGGATGTAGCGCAGCATCTCGGTCTCGCCGTGATACAGATTGAAGATCGGGTGAGTGAGGTACTCGTCCGGCGTCCGGCGCAGGATATGCGGGATCACGTCGTCCGCAACCTCCCGATCCAGGGCGCCGATGGACAGCGGCTCGTCCTTGTTGCTGGAAAAGACCGCCAGGAGCCTGTCCAGGTCCTGCCGTTTGGTCGCCTCGTCCAGGGAGATCCCCAGCGTATCGCTGTCGACCAGGCGCAGGTTGATACCCGCAGCCTTGGCTTTAGCCAGAAGACGCGGCGCCTGACCGGGCTGGCGGACCTGAATCGTGTCGAAGAACTTCGAATGGACGATTTCGTAGCCCCGGCGGCGCAGCGCCTCGGCAACGATCTGGGCCTTGCGATGGATGCGGCGCGCAATGCGGTACAGCCCGTGCGGACCGTGATAGACCGCATAGAATCCGGCGATTACCGCCAGAAGGACCTGCGCCGTGCAGATGTTGCTGGTCGCCTTCTCGCGGCGGATATGCTGTTCGCGGGTTTGCAGCGCCATGCGCAGCGCCTTGCGGCCCTCGGCATCGACGGACACGCCGATAATACGGCCCGGGGTGTTGCGCTTGTGGGCCTCGCGGGTTGCGAAGAAGGCAGCGTGCGGCCCGCCATAGCC of Alphaproteobacteria bacterium contains these proteins:
- the leuB gene encoding 3-isopropylmalate dehydrogenase, which produces MASNKTLLMLPGDGIGPEVCSEIRKVVDWMDKRRAVTFDITEDLVGGAAYDAHGTPLTDEAMDKAQNADAVLFGAVGGPQYDNLGWDARPEAGLLRLRKEMDLFANLRPAVTFDALLDASTLKPEVVRGLDIMIVRELTAGVYFGEPRGMQTWEGQERCIDTQSYTRDEIVRVAEVAFDLARKRNKKVASSEKANVMKTGVFWRQTVAEVHKSGGYDDIELSNVLADNCAMQLVRNPKQFDVIVTDNLFGDLLSDVAAMLTGSLGMLPSASLGAVDATGRRKALYEPVHGSAPDIAGQGKANPMAMLLSFAMALRYSFDLGEDADLVEKAAQEVLNTGKRTLDIMTPGCEAVSTGQMGDAVVAELDKLAA
- a CDS encoding GFA family protein, yielding MSDKASYSGRCLCGAIQYEVRGPMDDVHMCHCGQCRRQSGHFTAATGAARRDFTLNDPSGALVWFDSSDFAKRGFCGRCGSNLFWDDGGAAISINAGSLDSPTGLRTDCHIFVADKGDYYEIADGLPQFRRSAEEG
- a CDS encoding GNAT family N-acetyltransferase, whose product is MAGDRGGLAAFDLIRAMPEDAEAVSDLYLTSRAAMMPDLRPVHDDTATRRWIACCMIPDLEVWLAREAESRSILGILALDGDFIDQLYVHPDRFRQGIGRGLIEHAKRCRPEGLSLYCFSRNSSALRFYVAMAFELVLERDGRFNEEGEPDCLYRWRRSP
- a CDS encoding LysE family transporter, whose protein sequence is MSDFLLLVGPLVFFAFNVLTPGPNVLNTIGTALGSGRAAAYGCAAACAVGVLGWAAAALLGAGALFAAVPELRDGLTAFGALVLFYFAYRYLRRAFGRADAVQRISGVSPRVAFTQAFLVLATNPKALTTWIALLSIFPAISVSWVNMVAFGLGCAAVAGGGHAVYATVFSTSHAARLYAKAARPVNGLVGAGFTLYALKLLAGVFPA
- a CDS encoding homocysteine S-methyltransferase family protein gives rise to the protein MIVLDGGISRELIDMGAPFRQPEWSALSLIEAPDFVRRVHDRFAAAGADVITTNAYAVVPFHLGDARFRKDGRGLAELAGKLARDAADAAGRPVRVAASVPPLFGSYEPEKFDPAGARQLWPEIIDPQAPFADLFLAETISSISESLVALELCAPHDKPVWISCTLDDREPVLRSGESIGDWLGHILPHPKAASVEAVLFNCSQPEVMEQAVAQAAHKAAGRLIGVYANAFATKTDDTAANEGVSEVRRDLTPELYADFARSWKAAGAGIIGGCCGIGADHIARLKNTL
- the gcvP gene encoding aminomethyl-transferring glycine dehydrogenase: MAHDNDDRLTLDDLEVHHDFIRRHIGPGKPQIKEMLGELGYKSLNELIETAVPPSIRIDDPLDIPPSISERKTLSALRAIADKNKVCTTMIGMGYYGTITPPVILRNVLENPGWYTAYTPYQPEVSQGRLEALLNYQQMVIDLTGMELANASLLDEGTAAAEAMAMAHRVSKSKSDAFFVDNDVHPQTLAVIRTRAWSLGIEVIEGDSDTDLDEADVFGALIQYPGSSGRIRDISEPIRKVQEKGGLAIVASDLMALVMLKPPGEYGADVVVGSAQRFGVPMGYGGPHAAFFATREAHKRNTPGRIIGVSVDAEGRKALRMALQTREQHIRREKATSNICTAQVLLAVIAGFYAVYHGPHGLYRIARRIHRKAQIVAEALRRRGYEIVHSKFFDTIQVRQPGQAPRLLAKAKAAGINLRLVDSDTLGISLDEATKRQDLDRLLAVFSSNKDEPLSIGALDREVADDVIPHILRRTPDEYLTHPIFNLYHGETEMLRYIRWLCAKDIALDRSMIPLGSCTMKLNATTEMIPVTWRNFAHLHPFAPLDQAQGYQQMFEDLETWLCEITGYDAISLMPNAGSQGEYAGLLTIRRYHESRGDTQRDICLIPSSAHGTNPASAIMAGMKVVVVKCDEAGNIDMADLKEKAEKHTDNLAAIMITYPSTHGVFEETVEDICALVHEHGGQVYVDGANLNAMVGICKPGKFGADVSHLNLHKTFCIPHGGGGPGMGPIGVRRHLAPFLSEHPMVDGLNPYAHEDKGHVGPVGPVSAAPWGSASILPIVWAYIRMMGPQGLRQATEVAILNANYIAHRLKDHYPILYTGRNGTVAHECIVDCRAFKETCGVSVEDIAKRLVDFGFHAPTMSWPVPETMMIEPTESEAKRELDRFCDAMIRIREEIREVEEGKADRENNVLVNAPHTHHLLMETPWPKPYTKEAAFFPLPSTRDDKYWPPVARVDNVAGDRNLVCTCPPMDAYAEAAE